One genomic segment of Prochlorococcus marinus str. MIT 0919 includes these proteins:
- the glyQ gene encoding glycine--tRNA ligase subunit alpha: MYFQDIITQLNLFWSNQGCLLLQPYDTEKGAGTMSPHTILRAIGPEPWAVAYPEPCRRPTDGRYGDNPNRAQHYFQYQVLIKPSPDSIQEKYLCSLESLGIDQSKHDIRFVEDNWESPTLGAWGVGWEVWLDGMEITQFTYFQQCGGIDCKPVSIEITYGLERLAMYLQNVESIWDLMWDKNYSYGDIWLNQEKENCKFNFEYSNAERLNKLFDIYESEAKQLVSQNLPIPALDYVLKCSHTFNLLEARGVISVTERTATITRIRNLSRQVAELWLVERERLSFPLLKNKNL; the protein is encoded by the coding sequence ATGTACTTCCAGGACATCATTACTCAATTAAATTTATTCTGGTCTAATCAGGGATGCTTGCTTCTCCAGCCTTATGACACCGAGAAAGGAGCTGGAACTATGAGCCCTCATACGATTTTGCGAGCTATAGGCCCAGAACCATGGGCAGTTGCTTACCCTGAACCTTGCAGAAGGCCAACGGATGGCAGGTATGGCGATAACCCCAATAGAGCCCAGCATTATTTTCAGTATCAGGTGCTAATTAAACCTTCCCCAGATTCCATACAGGAAAAATATCTTTGCTCTCTAGAGTCGCTAGGTATTGATCAAAGTAAGCACGATATTAGATTTGTTGAAGACAATTGGGAGTCTCCTACACTGGGGGCCTGGGGAGTTGGATGGGAAGTTTGGCTTGATGGAATGGAAATTACCCAATTCACCTATTTTCAGCAATGTGGGGGCATTGATTGTAAGCCTGTATCGATTGAAATTACTTATGGGTTAGAACGACTAGCAATGTATCTTCAAAATGTGGAGAGTATCTGGGATTTAATGTGGGATAAAAATTACAGCTATGGAGATATATGGCTTAATCAAGAGAAAGAAAACTGTAAGTTTAATTTTGAATATTCCAATGCTGAAAGATTAAATAAGCTTTTTGATATTTATGAATCAGAGGCTAAGCAATTAGTTTCCCAAAATCTTCCTATACCCGCTTTAGATTATGTCCTGAAGTGTAGCCATACTTTTAATCTTTTAGAAGCAAGAGGGGTTATTTCAGTTACAGAAAGAACCGCAACAATAACAAGAATTCGCAACCTTTCTCGTCAAGTAGCAGAACTTTGGTTGGTTGAGAGAGAAAGGTTAAGTTTCCCTTTACTGAAAAATAAAAATCTCTAA